The Schistocerca americana isolate TAMUIC-IGC-003095 chromosome 5, iqSchAmer2.1, whole genome shotgun sequence genome includes a window with the following:
- the LOC124615926 gene encoding probable protein BRICK1-B, which yields MAVVHRETIQKQIQQDWANREYIEVITGSIKKITDFLNSFDMSCRSRLATLNEKLTTLERRVEYLEARVTKGETLT from the exons ATGGCTGTTGTGCATCGGGAAACTATACAAAAACAAATACAGCAAGATTGGGCAAATCGTGAATATATCGAAGTAATCACCGGaagcataaaaaaaattactgatttcttGAACTCCTTCG ACATGTCATGTAGGTCACGATTAGCAACCTTAAATGAAAAACTTACAACACTGGAGAGGAGAGTGGAATACCTAGAGGCAAGA GTTACTAAAGGAGAAACATTAACATGA